A window from Myxosarcina sp. GI1 encodes these proteins:
- a CDS encoding Dyp-type peroxidase domain-containing protein — protein MPEHLDLYDIQGNIVKAYGRFQFGQARYIFYHVSDEDKGRAFVRAIGPYITSSAPWETRDFSLPVDRDNIPDAATNIAFTYNGLKHLGLPRKSLQSFPAEFSMGMKDRWEILGDDGVSSSEHWDSIWNGNLTVDIWVSVDGQTPTALEQRYREICQILEHPEVKGGVTQLSGHRGDTPEYQAAAVLEDRTEHFGYKDGISEAYFKGSGSNPIKVIGGGKPTRLAPDTKEGWEPLETGEFILGYRDESQEYPVAPIPRLLSYNGTFMVYRKLHQNVAAFNEYTEEVGKDFPGGKDALSAKFVGRWKNGAPLTLFPTQAEANEFIVNLKITRDRYYQAYQKDPKSESTLTLKQEYEQLRKQLVGYNFNPDLAGSRCPVGAHTRRVNPRGALEFGKQAYETPGALVNRRRILRRGLPYGKKITDPNNDDGNHGVIFMCLCASIKRQFEFVQQKWVNYGNDFRLANDKDPILGNHGQTLKGKGTGRMVIEGEQADANGKNGRPPFFCSNLTRFVETRGGDYFFVPSLTAIRMIGEGIIDPT, from the coding sequence ATGCCAGAGCATTTAGATTTATATGATATTCAAGGCAATATAGTTAAAGCCTACGGACGGTTTCAGTTTGGTCAGGCGCGTTATATTTTCTATCACGTTAGTGACGAAGATAAAGGTCGGGCTTTTGTACGGGCGATCGGACCATACATTACCAGTAGTGCGCCCTGGGAAACGAGAGACTTCTCTCTGCCAGTAGATCGAGATAATATCCCCGATGCAGCGACTAATATTGCTTTTACCTATAACGGGTTAAAACATCTCGGTTTACCCCGCAAATCACTACAGAGTTTTCCTGCGGAATTTTCTATGGGCATGAAAGATCGCTGGGAAATTTTGGGCGATGATGGTGTTAGTTCCTCCGAACATTGGGACTCCATCTGGAATGGCAACTTAACCGTAGATATTTGGGTATCGGTTGACGGACAAACACCGACTGCTTTAGAGCAACGCTATCGAGAAATATGCCAAATTCTCGAACACCCCGAAGTAAAAGGGGGCGTAACGCAATTGAGCGGTCATCGAGGAGACACACCCGAATATCAAGCAGCAGCAGTTTTAGAAGATCGAACCGAACATTTTGGCTATAAAGATGGCATTAGCGAAGCTTATTTCAAAGGTAGTGGCAGCAATCCCATCAAAGTAATTGGTGGCGGGAAACCAACTCGTTTAGCTCCCGATACCAAAGAGGGTTGGGAACCTCTGGAAACAGGAGAATTTATTCTCGGCTATCGCGACGAATCCCAAGAATATCCCGTCGCACCTATCCCCAGGCTGTTATCCTATAACGGTACTTTTATGGTTTACCGCAAGCTGCATCAAAATGTAGCTGCTTTTAACGAATATACAGAAGAAGTCGGTAAAGATTTTCCTGGGGGCAAAGATGCTCTATCAGCTAAATTTGTCGGTCGTTGGAAAAATGGTGCGCCCTTAACCCTGTTCCCTACTCAAGCAGAAGCTAATGAGTTTATCGTTAATTTAAAAATAACCAGAGATCGATACTATCAAGCCTATCAAAAAGATCCAAAGAGCGAATCAACCCTAACTTTGAAGCAAGAATACGAACAACTACGCAAACAGCTAGTAGGCTATAACTTTAACCCAGATCTAGCAGGTTCGCGCTGTCCCGTGGGCGCACACACTCGCCGAGTCAATCCCAGAGGAGCATTAGAATTTGGCAAACAAGCATATGAAACTCCAGGAGCTTTAGTAAATCGCCGTCGCATCCTCCGTCGAGGTTTACCCTACGGTAAGAAAATTACCGATCCAAATAATGATGATGGCAATCATGGGGTCATTTTTATGTGTTTGTGCGCCAGTATCAAACGTCAATTTGAGTTTGTCCAACAAAAGTGGGTTAATTATGGCAATGATTTCAGACTAGCCAACGATAAAGACCCTATATTGGGTAATCACGGTCAAACCCTAAAAGGGAAAGGTACTGGACGCATGGTCATCGAAGGAGAACAAGCCGACGCTAACGGTAAGAATGGTCGTCCGCCATTTTTCTGCTCTAACCTAACTCGCTTTGTAGAAACTAGGGGTGGAGACTACTTTTTTGTCCCCAGCTTGACTGCAATACGCATGATTGGGGAAGGCATTATCGATCCGACATAG